One genomic window of Mauremys mutica isolate MM-2020 ecotype Southern chromosome 5, ASM2049712v1, whole genome shotgun sequence includes the following:
- the LOC123371173 gene encoding uncharacterized protein LOC123371173, with product METIIELKKQLQSATEKLHLLEDKDWKPLPQRARDEELQRLKRPTEKSPGSQWKSFSPGKKIAVETELQGHKEKKNNRKRVSKKQESKSHVIHASEEASVPNQSYLDSIIHQIRITTEDAEHNKVDVAGLRRRFEVSMSSKESLDPGLRSGKHLASSDHTWIVQVGSKENKKRESAGENVSEKQNGASSHVVEETQTLKRGISETSRDLTPPTLNPSVEEAEDNQVDVAGLRQRFEVSMSSKESLDPGLRSGKHLASSDHTWIVQVGSKKNKKRESAGENVSEKQNGASSHVVEETQTLKRGISETSQDLTPPTLNPSVEEAEDNQVDVAGLRQRFEVSMSSKESLDPGLRSGKHLASSDHTWIVQVGSKENKKRESAGENVSEKQNGASSHVVEETQTLKRGISETSRDLTPPTLNPSVEEAEDNQVDVAGLRQRFEVSMSSKESLDPGLRSGKHLASSDQTWIVQVGSKKNKKRESAGENVSEKQNGASSHVGEETQTPKHGINRTSQDMTPPTASPTVEEAEGIQVHVVDLRQRFEGLDSESSI from the exons GAAACAATAATAGAACTCAAGAAGCAACTTCAGTCTGCCACGGAGAAACTGCACCTGCTGGAGGACAAGGACTGGAAGCCCCTCCCACAGAGGGCACGAGATGAGGAGCTTCAGAGGCTGAAGAGACCAACTGAAAAG TCACCTGGATCTCAATGGAAAAGCTTCTCCCCTGGAAAGAAGATTGCTGTGGAGACAGAGCTACAGGGACACAAAG agaaaaaaaacaacagaaagcGAGTGTCCAAGAAACAGGAGTCTAAAAGTCATGTCATTCATGCCAGCGAAGAGGCATCTGTTCCCAATCAATCTTACCTGGACTCGATAATTCACCAAATCAGAATTACAACAGAGGATGCTGAGCACAATAAG GTGGACGTAGCAGGCCTTAGGCGAAG ATTTGAAGTTTCCATGTCTTCAAAAGAATCACTTGACCCTGGACTGAGAAGTGGGAAGCATTTAGCATCTTCTGACCACACATGGATTGTGCAGGTCGGCTCCAAGGAAAACAAAA AGAGAGAAAGTGCTGGAGAGAATGTGTCTGAGAAGCAGAATGGGGCTTCAAGTCATGTTGTTGAAGAGACGCAAACTCTGAAACGTGGTATCAGTGAAACATCTCGGGACCTGACACCTCCCACTCTGAATCCATCAGTGGAGGAAGCTGAGGACAACCAG GTGGATGTAGCAGGCCTTAGGCAAAG ATTTGAAGTTTCCATGTCTTCAAAAGAATCACTTGACCCTGGACTGAGAAGTGGGAAGCATTTAGCATCTTCTGACCACACATGGATTGTGCAGGTCGGCTCCAAGAAAAACAAAA AGAGAGAAAGTGCTGGAGAGAATGTGTCTGAGAAGCAGAATGGGGCTTCAAGTCATGTTGTTGAAGAGACGCAAACTCTGAAACGTGGTATCAGTGAAACATCTCAGGACCTGACACCTCCCACTCTGAATCCATCAGTGGAGGAAGCTGAGGACAACCAG GTGGACGTAGCAGGCCTTAGGCAAAG ATTTGAAGTTTCCATGTCTTCAAAAGAATCACTTGACCCTGGACTGAGAAGTGGGAAGCATTTAGCATCTTCTGACCACACATGGATTGTGCAGGTCGGCTCCAAGGAAAACAAAA AGAGAGAAAGTGCTGGAGAGAATGTGTCTGAGAAGCAGAATGGGGCTTCAAGTCATGTTGTTGAAGAGACGCAAACTCTGAAACGTGGTATCAGTGAAACATCTCGGGACCTGACACCTCCCACTCTGAATCCATCAGTGGAGGAAGCTGAGGACAACCAG GTGGACGTAGCAGGCCTTAGGCAAAG ATTTGAAGTTTCCATGTCTTCAAAAGAGTCACTTGACCCTGGACTGAGAAGTGGGAAGCATTTAGCATCTTCTGACCAGACATGGATTGTGCAGGTCGGCTCCAAGAAAAACAAAA AGAGAGAAAGTGCTGGAGAGAACGTGTCTGAGAAGCAGAACGGGGCTTCAAGTCATGTTGGTGAAGAGACACAAACTCCCAAACATGGTATCAACAGAACATCCCAGGACATGACACCTCCCACTGCAAGTCCAACAGTGGAGGAAGCTGAAGGCATCCAG GTTCATGTAGTGGATCTTAGGCAAAG ATTCGAAGGTTTAGATTCTGAATCGAGCATCTGA